A portion of the Stigmatella aurantiaca DW4/3-1 genome contains these proteins:
- a CDS encoding serine/threonine protein kinase gives MRVEGTTEPHGLFPGTEVHPDYLPPGTVVSGFRLLRHVDSGGYGSVWLVESVERPGCRYALKFSLHSPGNNPRGDARAARELRLLLQVSHANVVRVVAHGRWKDPETGLHYVVLEWVQGATLLEWVRRTNPSLRELVRLCQKVVLALQAAHEAGVLHRDVKPGNVLVRAADGEPFLADFGAGEAGGTGTLTRGGARPFTPPYCSPRVLASQLEGASPYRFRPTDDWYSVGVMLYVVLTEVLPFPEGLPNAAFARQVARQRPVPLHLINSRIPPALSHVVLRLLSKNPRQRYRNGRRLCAALEHVLKQAGVWDAQVYAPRPVKAPELATTLPPTPGDGVVAKDEEVLAAHELKALEGHEEQRREAARNQRDLLLSVQARNGSAGWTRIMAAGALGVLAVGLWAVWPQAEVVPRALPVAPASPLKVRGPLIPPSPDSFWPLLPTPPAPVAVSPLLFLPFSSPDAPQKDSPVKNPETPLPAQPPFPPPGKVIPKTPRSGKGAVCAVAGFVVSCTGIPVRPEPQACPPEAIEAMEAIRIRARDGMNVRLNPNYPPTNGNDSVSFRVGPIVSWVASDLYKHQLPRGTRLFGHIWGGGGDRFYIRYTEAQLVNGPRFPICAVAEDGFDGEFGLIKAPGSTKDTFKHTNIGIATFVEVFSE, from the coding sequence ATGAGGGTGGAGGGAACAACGGAGCCACATGGCCTTTTCCCTGGCACCGAGGTTCACCCGGATTACCTCCCACCCGGGACGGTGGTGAGTGGCTTCCGGTTGCTGCGCCACGTGGACTCTGGCGGCTACGGCAGCGTGTGGCTGGTGGAGAGTGTGGAGCGGCCTGGCTGCCGGTATGCCCTCAAGTTCAGTTTGCACTCTCCGGGAAACAACCCACGCGGGGATGCACGGGCCGCGCGTGAGTTGAGGCTGTTGCTTCAGGTCTCGCATGCCAACGTGGTTCGAGTGGTGGCACATGGGCGGTGGAAAGATCCAGAGACGGGTCTCCACTATGTCGTCCTCGAGTGGGTGCAGGGCGCCACGTTGCTGGAGTGGGTTCGGCGCACCAACCCGTCGCTCCGGGAGTTGGTGCGGCTGTGCCAGAAGGTGGTGCTCGCACTTCAAGCCGCCCATGAGGCGGGGGTGCTGCACCGGGACGTGAAGCCCGGCAATGTGCTGGTGAGGGCGGCGGATGGAGAGCCATTCCTGGCGGACTTTGGCGCGGGTGAGGCCGGTGGGACGGGGACCCTCACGCGCGGTGGCGCGCGGCCCTTCACCCCACCGTATTGCAGCCCTCGCGTGCTGGCCTCCCAGCTCGAAGGGGCTTCGCCCTACCGGTTCCGGCCGACGGATGACTGGTACTCCGTGGGCGTGATGCTCTACGTGGTGCTCACCGAAGTGCTGCCCTTTCCGGAGGGACTCCCCAATGCGGCGTTTGCCCGGCAGGTGGCCCGGCAACGTCCCGTTCCCCTTCATCTGATCAACTCCCGGATTCCCCCCGCGCTGAGCCACGTGGTGTTGCGGCTGCTCTCCAAGAACCCCAGGCAACGGTATCGGAATGGGCGTCGTCTCTGTGCCGCATTGGAGCACGTGCTGAAGCAGGCGGGTGTCTGGGATGCTCAGGTTTATGCGCCGCGCCCGGTGAAGGCTCCAGAACTGGCCACCACCCTGCCTCCCACACCGGGGGACGGCGTGGTGGCGAAGGACGAGGAGGTCCTCGCGGCGCATGAGCTCAAAGCGTTGGAAGGTCACGAGGAACAGCGGCGGGAGGCCGCGCGGAACCAGCGGGACTTGCTGTTGTCCGTTCAGGCACGGAACGGGTCGGCAGGATGGACGCGGATCATGGCGGCGGGGGCTTTGGGGGTGTTGGCCGTGGGCCTGTGGGCTGTGTGGCCTCAGGCCGAGGTTGTTCCCCGGGCTCTGCCCGTGGCGCCTGCCTCTCCGCTCAAAGTCAGGGGACCGCTCATTCCGCCCTCTCCGGACTCGTTCTGGCCGCTGCTCCCCACGCCGCCGGCTCCCGTGGCAGTCTCGCCGCTGCTCTTCTTGCCGTTCTCCTCTCCTGACGCTCCGCAGAAAGACAGCCCCGTGAAGAACCCCGAGACGCCTTTGCCTGCCCAGCCGCCATTCCCTCCGCCGGGCAAGGTCATCCCCAAGACTCCTCGCTCCGGCAAGGGCGCGGTGTGCGCCGTGGCTGGTTTCGTTGTGAGCTGTACGGGGATACCTGTGCGGCCCGAGCCCCAAGCCTGTCCGCCCGAAGCCATCGAGGCCATGGAGGCCATTCGCATCAGGGCGAGGGACGGCATGAATGTCCGGCTCAATCCCAACTATCCCCCTACCAACGGCAACGATTCTGTCTCCTTCCGGGTGGGACCCATCGTGAGCTGGGTGGCGTCTGACCTGTACAAGCACCAACTGCCTCGCGGTACCCGGCTGTTCGGGCACATCTGGGGCGGGGGCGGAGACCGGTTCTATATTCGCTACACGGAGGCCCAGTTGGTCAACGGCCCCCGCTTTCCCATCTGCGCCGTGGCCGAAGACGGTTTTGACGGGGAGTTTGGGCTGATCAAGGCCCCGGGTTCCACGAAGGACACCTTCAAGCACACCAACATCGGAATCGCGACGTTCGTGGAAGTCTTCAGCGAATAA
- a CDS encoding DUF2381 family protein has product MGTAALAQPHPEAPPVDVHALRQVVREGGPGQAEGYQGASPLDASPEGPSGGHAGRDAQQVEQAVPPREAQGLTGLIALGILGEQGVRVMTLSPEDWTPPGMTVRQARLYVATGWMALEVTLSLARGELPWTPGEAVVDHWQSEKASPKVAVRLLEGTSLLPGGSARMVVEWEAPTEKKRLRCKLIVSEQGGARAFNVTELSVAAPPPDASRGGGRP; this is encoded by the coding sequence GTGGGAACGGCTGCCCTGGCGCAGCCCCACCCCGAAGCCCCGCCCGTGGACGTGCACGCCCTGCGACAGGTGGTGCGCGAAGGTGGACCCGGGCAGGCGGAGGGCTACCAGGGTGCGTCGCCTCTCGATGCTTCCCCGGAAGGGCCGTCCGGGGGGCACGCTGGGAGGGATGCGCAGCAGGTGGAACAGGCGGTTCCTCCCAGGGAGGCGCAGGGCCTGACGGGGTTGATTGCCCTGGGCATCCTCGGTGAGCAGGGCGTCAGGGTCATGACGCTGAGCCCCGAGGATTGGACACCTCCTGGCATGACGGTCCGTCAGGCACGGTTGTATGTGGCCACCGGGTGGATGGCGCTGGAGGTCACGCTCTCCCTGGCGCGAGGTGAGCTGCCCTGGACGCCCGGGGAAGCGGTCGTGGACCATTGGCAGTCCGAAAAGGCCTCTCCGAAGGTGGCGGTCAGGCTCTTGGAGGGCACTTCTTTGTTGCCGGGAGGAAGCGCCCGCATGGTGGTGGAGTGGGAGGCTCCCACGGAGAAGAAGAGACTTCGGTGCAAGCTGATCGTCTCGGAGCAGGGCGGCGCGAGAGCATTCAATGTGACGGAGTTGTCCGTGGCTGCTCCGCCTCCAGACGCGTCGCGAGGAGGGGGACGGCCATGA